In Shinella sp. XGS7, a single genomic region encodes these proteins:
- a CDS encoding ParB/RepB/Spo0J family partition protein yields the protein MDKIESLPLSALRESPFNPRQSYPQAKLEELAESIKAQGVMQPIVARPLPGEQGDLIQAYEIVFGHRRFRAASIAGLEFIPAIVREMDNRQASIAQLHENDKREDVKAYEEADTFARLMREFGMSADDIAAEIKKSRSYVYARLKLSRSAPEVRHAVNELGLAPEIALYLSRLTTHDEQRAKLKDLRDYHREKPNGPPCWISVALADERIKAGFIRIADAGFDTTDATLCQGAGACTNCPRLSGNSPDLAALPPDLCLDRGCYKLKTEAHERRRADAIRASAAVIVEGDEAKQRWTYSWRTPEGLISLDEEIRASKGDDADDDEQDEQSPPTLQTLLAGLGEAAPQATYIAAPGSGRLEGFLSVDDANKVMELAGAAHRFEPQPTAEARREAHLLSIQQEREAEMADWTAEERLAVSDSWTPIRDAVLARFLTAPRTVQEMRMALWREIDLSGDCDFGLIGKLVGLAALQEAAEDAADGGTLDLCTWTMDWINTTATPDQLAALLVGPALVEKLMPGRAPDRERAGELLALARAYGVNPADYLPKPVQADLIEDAAPLEPSSPLILLRKRRGRRRASLRLAMSTPRPAKPGPAEACNPPG from the coding sequence ATGGATAAGATCGAATCCCTGCCGCTGAGCGCCCTGCGCGAAAGCCCCTTCAACCCCCGCCAGTCCTACCCGCAGGCCAAGCTCGAGGAGCTCGCGGAGAGCATCAAGGCACAGGGCGTCATGCAGCCCATCGTGGCGCGCCCCCTCCCGGGCGAGCAGGGCGACCTGATCCAGGCCTACGAGATCGTGTTCGGCCACCGCCGCTTTCGCGCGGCGTCCATCGCAGGCCTGGAGTTCATTCCCGCCATCGTGCGCGAGATGGACAACCGCCAAGCCTCCATCGCCCAGCTGCACGAGAACGACAAGCGCGAGGATGTGAAGGCCTACGAGGAGGCCGATACCTTCGCCCGGCTGATGCGGGAGTTCGGCATGTCGGCCGACGACATCGCTGCCGAGATCAAGAAGAGCCGCAGCTATGTCTATGCCCGCCTGAAGTTGTCCCGCAGTGCCCCCGAGGTGCGGCACGCGGTCAACGAGCTGGGCCTGGCGCCTGAGATCGCGCTCTATCTCTCCCGACTGACCACCCACGACGAGCAGCGCGCCAAGCTCAAGGACCTGCGCGACTACCACCGCGAAAAGCCCAACGGCCCGCCCTGCTGGATCAGCGTGGCCCTGGCCGATGAGCGCATCAAGGCGGGCTTCATACGCATCGCCGACGCTGGCTTCGACACCACCGACGCCACGCTGTGCCAGGGTGCAGGCGCCTGCACAAACTGCCCCCGCCTGAGCGGCAATAGCCCTGACCTGGCAGCACTGCCTCCCGACCTCTGCCTGGATCGGGGCTGCTATAAGCTCAAGACCGAAGCCCACGAGCGCCGCCGCGCTGACGCCATCCGGGCCAGCGCGGCGGTGATCGTGGAGGGTGACGAAGCCAAGCAGCGCTGGACGTACTCCTGGCGCACGCCGGAAGGGCTGATCAGCCTGGACGAGGAGATTCGCGCGAGCAAGGGCGATGACGCCGACGACGACGAGCAGGACGAACAATCACCCCCCACCCTGCAGACGCTGCTCGCCGGCCTGGGCGAGGCCGCCCCGCAAGCCACTTACATCGCAGCGCCGGGCAGCGGCCGACTGGAGGGATTCCTGTCCGTCGATGACGCCAACAAAGTCATGGAGCTCGCGGGCGCGGCCCACCGCTTTGAGCCCCAACCCACGGCCGAGGCGCGGCGGGAGGCTCACCTGCTCAGCATCCAGCAGGAGCGCGAGGCAGAAATGGCGGACTGGACCGCCGAGGAGCGGCTCGCGGTGTCGGACAGCTGGACGCCCATTCGCGATGCAGTGCTGGCTCGCTTCCTGACTGCACCGCGGACCGTGCAAGAGATGCGCATGGCGCTGTGGCGTGAGATTGATCTGTCCGGCGACTGCGACTTCGGCCTGATCGGCAAGCTGGTCGGCCTGGCCGCCCTGCAGGAGGCCGCAGAGGACGCCGCCGACGGCGGCACGCTGGACCTGTGCACCTGGACCATGGACTGGATCAACACCACCGCGACCCCGGACCAGCTGGCCGCGTTGCTGGTCGGCCCGGCCCTGGTTGAAAAGCTCATGCCTGGCCGCGCACCAGACCGCGAGCGGGCTGGCGAGCTTCTCGCGCTGGCACGAGCCTACGGCGTGAACCCGGCCGACTACCTCCCGAAGCCAGTGCAGGCCGATCTGATCGAAGATGCTGCCCCGCTGGAGCCCTCCTCCCCCTTGATTCTGCTGCGCAAGCGCAGGGGAAGAAGGCGGGCAAGCCTGCGGCTCGCTATGTCAACGCCGCGACCGGCGAAACCTGGTCCGGCCGAGGCCTGCAACCCGCCTGGCTGA
- a CDS encoding helix-turn-helix domain-containing protein, which translates to MDEGLAMAALPRFAAVSTSDEAVSILKEVVSALGLPAFVLVRYLAAGQAVLQLEHNLAGAVDLDAIVAQPVVSQLVSRPIPVLLAPGQLPHPDLQLGLGVASPHGEVSLVLLLGAEGEHIEPAVLMGRAGLACMVASALGDVLARVAPMVSPLSDREREVLALLIEGCSSKEGAAVLGISPRTFEKHAQRCRVRLGAETSMAAAVMALRRGWLVGALLTSRRQYGAG; encoded by the coding sequence GTGGACGAGGGGCTGGCCATGGCGGCGCTTCCGCGCTTCGCCGCGGTGAGCACGAGCGATGAGGCAGTCTCGATCCTCAAGGAGGTGGTGTCGGCCCTGGGCTTGCCGGCCTTTGTGCTGGTGCGATACCTGGCCGCGGGTCAGGCGGTGCTGCAGCTGGAGCACAACCTCGCCGGTGCGGTGGATCTCGACGCGATCGTCGCGCAGCCGGTGGTGTCCCAGCTGGTGAGTCGCCCGATCCCTGTGCTGCTGGCGCCGGGGCAGCTACCTCACCCAGATCTGCAGCTCGGCCTGGGCGTGGCCAGCCCACACGGCGAGGTGTCGCTGGTGCTGCTGCTGGGTGCTGAGGGGGAGCACATCGAGCCCGCCGTCCTGATGGGCCGGGCTGGCCTGGCCTGCATGGTGGCATCGGCGCTGGGAGATGTGCTGGCGCGCGTTGCGCCGATGGTGAGCCCGCTATCTGATCGGGAGCGCGAGGTGCTGGCGCTGCTGATTGAGGGCTGCTCCTCGAAGGAGGGGGCGGCGGTGCTGGGCATCAGTCCGCGCACCTTCGAGAAGCACGCCCAGCGCTGCAGAGTGCGGCTGGGCGCTGAAACCTCCATGGCGGCCGCCGTGATGGCGCTGCGCCGTGGATGGCTTGTGGGGGCGCTGCTTACCAGCCGCCGCCAGTACGGGGCAGGCTGA
- a CDS encoding autoinducer binding domain-containing protein, protein MDYQAVLELGLSPDLATLTQRTSALAESMGFGLCSGVLIRGRFGSANASMRAFGNPPAGYEDTVASLPEGLRDPLLGALLARPGCVAYDQAFYASQGAGDLWEAQAPFGFQQGLAVALHQPSHAEAFLLGLDGPDELPGGNARLLLQGQLQVVAMHAQAAMERITGTPAPVDLTQPERNALKLAGATVVRHRGKLSAISQLGADPALLSAASKLGARTAHAVALRAIDGGLLHP, encoded by the coding sequence ATGGATTACCAAGCCGTCCTTGAGCTGGGCCTCTCGCCCGACCTGGCCACACTGACCCAGCGCACCTCCGCGCTAGCTGAGTCGATGGGGTTCGGCTTGTGCTCCGGCGTGCTGATCCGCGGCCGCTTCGGCAGCGCCAATGCCAGCATGCGCGCCTTTGGCAACCCGCCGGCCGGCTACGAAGACACCGTGGCTTCCCTGCCAGAGGGCTTGCGCGACCCGCTCCTGGGCGCGCTGCTGGCCCGGCCCGGCTGTGTTGCCTACGACCAAGCCTTCTACGCGAGCCAGGGTGCTGGCGACCTGTGGGAGGCGCAGGCCCCGTTCGGCTTTCAACAGGGCCTGGCTGTCGCACTGCACCAGCCCAGCCATGCCGAGGCCTTTCTGTTGGGCTTGGACGGCCCGGACGAGCTGCCCGGCGGCAACGCCCGCCTGCTGCTCCAGGGCCAGCTGCAGGTCGTTGCAATGCACGCGCAGGCGGCGATGGAGCGCATCACCGGCACGCCAGCGCCCGTGGACCTCACCCAACCCGAGCGCAACGCGCTCAAGCTGGCCGGCGCCACCGTGGTTCGCCACCGCGGCAAGCTCAGCGCGATCAGCCAGCTCGGGGCAGACCCGGCGCTTCTGAGTGCAGCCAGCAAACTGGGCGCGCGGACAGCGCACGCTGTTGCGCTGCGGGCTATCGATGGCGGTCTATTACACCCCTAA
- a CDS encoding helix-turn-helix transcriptional regulator — protein MVPEALKKRRQDRLTQLLGEHQNKQTLLAAALGKNVSQVNHWLSGHKPISEQSALHIERKLGKPVGWLSANEDGSTPDLPGGTPQTWPLPGISPQQLLALDRTDLDLIAGQVRLLLRNLTAHHEDRTIWREAALAVAADADLKIAKELGTGKKPTLRAGTFTQFCLAVDEHVAKRNTAKHAAGPETQRSKAGSTDAH, from the coding sequence ATGGTCCCAGAAGCTCTCAAGAAACGCCGCCAAGATCGACTTACACAGTTGCTTGGCGAGCACCAGAACAAGCAGACACTTCTAGCCGCAGCCCTGGGCAAGAACGTCAGCCAGGTCAATCACTGGCTAAGCGGTCACAAGCCCATATCGGAACAGTCCGCGCTTCACATCGAGCGGAAGCTCGGCAAGCCGGTTGGCTGGCTGAGCGCGAATGAAGACGGGAGCACGCCGGACTTGCCTGGGGGCACACCCCAAACTTGGCCGCTTCCTGGTATCAGCCCGCAGCAACTGCTCGCGCTTGATCGCACCGACCTGGATCTCATCGCCGGCCAGGTTCGCTTGCTGTTGCGCAACCTCACTGCCCACCACGAGGACCGGACGATATGGCGTGAAGCGGCACTGGCCGTCGCAGCCGACGCCGATCTCAAGATCGCCAAGGAGCTCGGCACGGGCAAGAAGCCGACCCTGCGGGCCGGTACATTCACCCAGTTCTGCCTTGCAGTTGACGAGCATGTTGCTAAGCGGAACACCGCCAAGCACGCAGCAGGCCCGGAAACCCAGCGAAGCAAAGCGGGCTCAACTGATGCACATTGA
- a CDS encoding YdaS family helix-turn-helix protein, which produces MQFAAYLKEKRGRLSRLAEAVSGAVGRRVQPGYLSQVAAGAKPVRPRYVPAIERATGYEVRCWDLCPDEWHLIWPELIGTPGAPPVPTTAPEEACDAA; this is translated from the coding sequence ATGCAATTCGCTGCCTACCTCAAAGAAAAGCGTGGCCGGCTTTCGCGCCTTGCGGAGGCTGTCAGTGGTGCTGTCGGCCGGCGAGTGCAGCCTGGCTATCTCTCCCAGGTTGCTGCGGGCGCGAAGCCAGTCAGACCTCGTTACGTCCCGGCCATTGAGCGTGCTACTGGCTACGAGGTCCGCTGCTGGGATCTTTGTCCGGACGAGTGGCACCTCATCTGGCCCGAGCTGATCGGCACGCCCGGCGCGCCACCCGTCCCCACCACAGCCCCCGAGGAGGCCTGCGATGCAGCCTGA
- a CDS encoding phage regulatory CII family protein: protein MDKTRALQRAIDGYPLGTQVLASLLGMSPTTLRHKANPNDSRQFFSPEEVIALQRETGNHGGLLVEAEALGYVLLKCPGELEPDQAMALVTGAVREFGEFVSAWSDAHADNEVTANELQRIDAELQSAIAAMQAMRGHAAALHEARRPRGEV from the coding sequence ATGGACAAGACCCGGGCGCTGCAGCGCGCCATTGACGGCTATCCCCTGGGAACCCAGGTGCTGGCCTCGCTGCTTGGCATGAGCCCCACCACCCTGCGCCACAAGGCCAACCCCAACGACTCGCGCCAGTTCTTCAGCCCCGAGGAGGTGATCGCTCTGCAGCGCGAGACGGGCAATCACGGCGGCCTGCTGGTGGAGGCCGAGGCGCTGGGCTATGTGCTGCTGAAGTGCCCGGGTGAGTTGGAGCCCGACCAAGCGATGGCCCTGGTCACGGGCGCCGTGCGCGAGTTCGGCGAGTTTGTGTCGGCCTGGTCAGACGCTCATGCCGATAACGAGGTGACGGCCAATGAGCTGCAGCGCATCGACGCGGAGCTGCAGTCTGCCATTGCCGCGATGCAGGCGATGCGCGGCCACGCTGCGGCCTTGCACGAGGCCCGCCGACCGAGGGGTGAGGTATGA
- a CDS encoding VapE domain-containing protein produces the protein MAYRPIDFAALNHALLQRVESLLERWLPHGEERNGRWYVGDFDGSPGESANVNMSTGQWIDNGAPDDKGGDLTSLYARLHNLSQLEAAKSLMDELGWRDHTEERGGRAVQASAPAPAQPLPGGDEEAAPARPEPQPKKRQDKWRAVVPVPPHAPKPGFRFGYKDKSKPEAPWVELDAVRTWEYRYNGQLYGHVARFERVNSEGELVKDTLPRTWCVGLDDGAGNMRWHWKQWDAPRPLYVPATLLSEDKSLPVVLVEGEKCAQAGHELLGHEFDFVSWPGGCKSWAMADWSWLAGRVVIMWPDCDAQRERLTKEREALGHTKADMPLLPEHKQPGMQAMVKIGTELQAKHGCKVSLCKIPKPGDVADGWDVADAIASGWSAEQVRAFLRGAREFISPNDEARAKAVPADASAAAEEGEEAITWRRKLICMSSGAVKPCRENAVLALDGMRLENGTWLDGALEAKGVIAFDEFSNNVIKLKATPWGTDAGVWQEEDELEMGHWLSRALYLPPLPRGTLEEAVLMVAKRHKFHPVREQIQALRGRWDGVKRVGNWLRQVCREEEEIDAELQDYLSRAGAWFLMAMCARVLDEKRERGEIVRGPGTKFDSMLIFEGPQGWGKSTIARVLGGDYYADTGLQLGEKDSYQNIQGIHVYEWGELDSMSKADVKLVKLFIASAKDRFRATFDRRPRDYPRQVVFVGTTNEDHYLTDSTGNRRFWPVRLTKPADIAWLRDNREQLLAEALHHLDAGHRFHPTLAEQKRLFDPQQQKRMVESSIESLIKAYLYDDKQEQRGNLRVGTTLKRVAMTELLASIGYSAEKQTAVVVKQAASVMGRLGWELRRQGADDDGYRPWMYERPADERRKSPPARSDAPARDDDGPAQGLNTEEAEDAAPF, from the coding sequence ATGGCGTATAGGCCTATCGACTTTGCAGCGCTCAACCACGCGCTGCTGCAGCGGGTGGAGAGCCTGCTGGAGCGCTGGCTGCCTCATGGCGAGGAGCGCAACGGGCGCTGGTACGTGGGGGACTTTGACGGGTCGCCGGGTGAGAGCGCGAACGTCAATATGTCCACCGGCCAGTGGATCGACAACGGCGCCCCGGATGACAAGGGCGGCGACCTGACCAGCCTCTACGCGCGGCTGCACAACTTGAGCCAGCTGGAGGCCGCCAAGTCCTTGATGGATGAGCTGGGCTGGCGTGACCACACCGAGGAGCGCGGCGGCCGTGCTGTGCAGGCGTCTGCACCTGCGCCGGCGCAGCCATTGCCTGGGGGTGATGAGGAGGCCGCGCCAGCCCGGCCTGAGCCGCAGCCCAAGAAGCGGCAGGACAAATGGCGGGCCGTGGTGCCCGTGCCGCCGCACGCGCCCAAGCCGGGCTTTCGCTTCGGCTACAAGGACAAGAGCAAGCCCGAGGCGCCCTGGGTAGAGCTGGATGCGGTGCGAACCTGGGAATACCGCTACAACGGCCAGCTGTATGGCCATGTGGCCCGCTTCGAGCGGGTGAACAGCGAGGGCGAGCTGGTCAAGGACACCCTGCCGCGCACCTGGTGCGTGGGGCTGGATGACGGCGCCGGCAATATGCGCTGGCACTGGAAGCAGTGGGACGCGCCGCGGCCGCTGTATGTGCCAGCCACCCTGCTGAGCGAGGACAAGAGCCTGCCCGTGGTGCTGGTGGAGGGCGAAAAGTGCGCCCAGGCCGGCCATGAGTTGCTGGGGCATGAGTTCGACTTCGTGAGCTGGCCAGGTGGCTGCAAGAGCTGGGCGATGGCGGACTGGTCTTGGCTGGCCGGGCGCGTGGTGATCATGTGGCCGGACTGCGATGCGCAGCGGGAGCGGCTCACCAAGGAGCGCGAGGCCCTGGGGCACACCAAGGCCGACATGCCGCTGCTGCCCGAGCACAAGCAGCCGGGCATGCAGGCCATGGTGAAGATCGGCACCGAGCTGCAGGCCAAGCACGGCTGCAAGGTGAGCTTGTGCAAGATCCCGAAGCCGGGCGATGTGGCCGATGGCTGGGATGTGGCGGATGCCATCGCCTCGGGCTGGTCGGCTGAGCAGGTGCGGGCCTTCTTGCGTGGCGCGCGAGAGTTCATCTCGCCCAACGACGAGGCGCGCGCCAAGGCGGTGCCGGCCGATGCTTCCGCTGCCGCGGAGGAGGGTGAGGAGGCGATCACCTGGCGCCGCAAGCTCATCTGCATGAGCAGCGGCGCGGTGAAGCCGTGCCGGGAGAACGCGGTGCTGGCCCTGGATGGCATGCGCCTGGAGAACGGCACCTGGCTGGATGGCGCGCTGGAGGCCAAGGGCGTGATCGCCTTTGACGAGTTCTCCAACAACGTGATCAAGCTCAAGGCCACGCCCTGGGGCACCGATGCGGGCGTGTGGCAGGAGGAGGATGAGCTGGAGATGGGCCATTGGCTCAGCCGCGCCCTGTACCTGCCGCCGCTGCCTCGCGGCACGCTCGAGGAGGCGGTGCTGATGGTGGCGAAGCGGCACAAGTTCCATCCGGTGCGGGAGCAGATCCAGGCGCTGCGGGGGCGCTGGGATGGTGTCAAGCGCGTGGGCAACTGGCTGCGCCAGGTGTGCCGCGAGGAGGAGGAGATCGACGCGGAGCTGCAGGACTACCTATCCCGCGCTGGCGCTTGGTTCTTGATGGCTATGTGCGCTCGGGTGCTGGACGAGAAGCGGGAGCGCGGCGAGATCGTGCGCGGTCCTGGCACCAAATTCGACAGCATGCTGATCTTCGAGGGGCCGCAGGGCTGGGGCAAGAGCACCATCGCCCGCGTGCTGGGTGGCGACTACTACGCCGACACGGGCCTGCAGCTGGGCGAGAAAGACAGCTACCAGAACATCCAGGGCATCCACGTCTATGAGTGGGGCGAGCTGGACAGCATGAGCAAGGCCGACGTGAAGCTGGTCAAGCTGTTCATCGCCTCGGCCAAGGACCGTTTCCGCGCCACCTTTGACCGGCGGCCGCGGGACTATCCGCGCCAGGTCGTGTTCGTGGGCACCACGAACGAGGACCACTACCTGACCGACTCCACGGGCAATCGGCGGTTCTGGCCCGTGCGCCTCACGAAGCCGGCCGATATCGCCTGGCTGCGTGACAACCGCGAGCAGCTACTGGCTGAGGCCCTGCATCACCTGGATGCGGGCCACCGCTTCCACCCCACGCTGGCTGAGCAGAAGCGGCTCTTCGACCCGCAGCAGCAAAAGCGCATGGTGGAGAGCTCCATCGAGTCGCTGATCAAGGCCTACCTGTATGACGACAAGCAGGAGCAGCGCGGCAATCTGCGCGTCGGCACCACGCTGAAGCGCGTGGCCATGACGGAGCTGCTTGCCAGCATTGGCTACTCGGCCGAGAAGCAAACGGCCGTGGTGGTGAAGCAGGCCGCCTCGGTGATGGGGCGGCTGGGCTGGGAGCTGCGGCGCCAGGGCGCCGATGACGACGGCTACCGCCCGTGGATGTATGAGCGGCCCGCCGATGAGCGCCGCAAGAGTCCGCCCGCGCGCAGCGATGCGCCGGCGCGAGATGACGATGGCCCCGCGCAGGGCCTCAACACCGAGGAGGCCGAAGATGCCGCCCCGTTCTGA
- a CDS encoding HNH endonuclease produces the protein MPPAAPKPCKVCSVTVRDGSNRCPKHKVKDGSFADSRRGSRHKRGYGVEWDRLREQVRVDAAGLCQPCLAVGVVHEGHHCDHRVSKGEWKRVHGTLAGVDDRSNLQWINRDCHAAKTAIDRLRAAGADVPPWSPASPEAAAGPAQALGAPFSHGPAAREQGRGGEMFTAASARTDRLVEVFTPVKTTPRGVEPLGT, from the coding sequence ATGCCACCAGCTGCACCCAAGCCCTGCAAGGTCTGCTCTGTGACCGTGCGCGATGGCAGCAACCGCTGCCCCAAGCACAAGGTCAAGGACGGCAGCTTTGCTGACTCGCGCCGTGGCTCTCGCCACAAGCGGGGCTATGGCGTCGAGTGGGACCGACTGCGCGAACAGGTGCGCGTCGATGCGGCTGGCCTGTGCCAGCCCTGCCTGGCTGTGGGCGTTGTGCACGAGGGGCATCACTGCGACCACCGTGTCAGCAAGGGCGAGTGGAAGCGCGTGCACGGCACGCTGGCCGGCGTCGATGACCGGTCGAATCTGCAATGGATCAACCGTGACTGCCACGCGGCTAAGACCGCAATCGACCGCCTGCGCGCCGCTGGTGCTGATGTGCCCCCGTGGTCTCCGGCCTCGCCCGAGGCTGCTGCAGGCCCCGCCCAGGCCCTCGGCGCCCCCTTCTCGCACGGCCCTGCCGCCCGCGAGCAGGGGAGGGGGGGCGAAATGTTCACCGCCGCCTCGGCCCGGACCGACCGGTTAGTCGAAGTTTTCACGCCGGTAAAAACTACCCCCCGGGGGGTTGAGCCCCTGGGGACTTAG
- a CDS encoding P27 family phage terminase small subunit codes for MSDLTDKMGQLAVSDRPGLGKQVVDSPEPPPLLDLSADERAVYDYICLRLREAGIEHVTAGMPIAIIVRTYKQWLDALQRCETEGRTQKAQSGWHSPTPWAEDEKRLKMELGQWLPKACLTIPSLARVRKETGAGAGQDDLFADLVQHATASPNRGLPN; via the coding sequence GTGAGCGACCTCACCGACAAGATGGGCCAGCTGGCGGTGAGTGACCGGCCTGGCCTCGGCAAGCAGGTGGTCGACTCGCCCGAGCCGCCGCCGCTGCTGGACCTGAGCGCGGATGAGCGCGCGGTCTACGACTACATCTGCCTGCGGCTTCGCGAGGCCGGCATCGAGCATGTCACGGCCGGCATGCCCATCGCGATCATCGTGCGCACCTACAAGCAGTGGCTGGACGCGCTGCAGCGCTGTGAGACCGAGGGCCGTACTCAGAAGGCGCAGTCCGGATGGCACAGCCCCACGCCCTGGGCCGAGGACGAGAAGCGGCTGAAGATGGAGCTGGGCCAATGGCTACCCAAGGCATGTCTGACCATTCCGTCTCTGGCGCGAGTGCGCAAGGAGACCGGAGCGGGCGCGGGGCAGGACGATCTGTTCGCCGACCTGGTCCAGCACGCCACCGCGTCACCAAATCGAGGCTTGCCAAACTAA
- a CDS encoding terminase large subunit, producing the protein MLRHYEDLRTCAARGLYFSPECAWHVISFIERFFVHTKGPLANKPILLDPWQKFWTAVFYGWRRQSDHLRRFSRGYEEVARKNGKSTWKAPQAVYLFMMDGEVGAEVYAVATTREQAMTVFKPAFTNVKRWRRFSPGMARSLRVMEGLNQERIELGNDSSVFRPLPANAENLDGLNPHATIYDELHAAKQRDVWDVMETAMGARLQPVLSAITTAGFVLDGICTDVRNYVISILEGRRKDDSFFGYIYTLDPGDDPLDERNWIKANPGLGRSKTLEYMRGMARKAAALPSALVNFKTKDLNIWCGAPDGWLDMLRWDACGKPFDREMLRGRKCFGGLDLAAIRDLIAFFLIFPPEDPDGDWFVLCEFWCTSETIAEKEKDDAAPYRKWADKGWIRIVPGAVHDYQDVRRAILDAKREYDLAELGFDRWNALEVANDMLAAEVQMVEVPQNTGGMYPGAKLIETLVYAGRLRHGGNPVLRYCIDNTSMLFDSNGNYRPDKRKTRPNGRIDGTVAGCMAGSRALAASPEAQSFWEKS; encoded by the coding sequence GTGCTCCGGCACTACGAGGACCTGCGCACCTGCGCCGCGCGAGGCCTGTACTTCTCGCCCGAATGCGCCTGGCATGTGATCAGCTTCATCGAGCGGTTCTTCGTCCACACGAAGGGCCCGCTCGCCAACAAGCCGATCCTGCTCGACCCGTGGCAGAAGTTCTGGACCGCGGTCTTTTACGGCTGGCGCAGGCAGAGCGATCATCTGCGCCGCTTCAGCCGCGGTTACGAAGAGGTCGCGCGCAAGAACGGCAAGAGCACCTGGAAAGCGCCGCAAGCCGTCTACCTCTTCATGATGGACGGCGAGGTGGGCGCCGAGGTCTACGCGGTGGCCACCACGCGCGAGCAGGCCATGACGGTGTTCAAGCCGGCCTTCACCAACGTGAAGCGCTGGCGGCGGTTCTCGCCTGGCATGGCGCGCAGCCTGCGGGTGATGGAGGGCCTCAACCAGGAGCGCATCGAGCTTGGCAATGACAGCAGCGTTTTTCGCCCGCTGCCGGCCAACGCCGAGAACCTCGACGGCCTGAACCCTCACGCGACCATCTACGACGAGCTGCACGCCGCTAAGCAGCGAGACGTTTGGGACGTGATGGAGACGGCCATGGGCGCGCGCCTGCAGCCGGTGCTCTCGGCCATCACTACCGCCGGCTTCGTGCTGGATGGGATCTGTACAGACGTCCGCAACTACGTCATCTCGATCCTGGAGGGGCGGCGCAAGGACGACAGCTTCTTCGGCTACATCTACACCCTGGACCCGGGTGACGATCCGCTGGATGAGCGCAACTGGATCAAGGCCAATCCGGGGCTTGGGCGCAGCAAGACGCTGGAGTACATGCGTGGCATGGCGCGCAAGGCGGCGGCCCTGCCCAGTGCCCTGGTCAACTTCAAGACCAAGGACCTCAACATCTGGTGCGGCGCGCCGGATGGCTGGCTTGACATGCTCCGCTGGGATGCCTGCGGCAAGCCCTTCGACAGGGAGATGCTGCGCGGGCGCAAGTGCTTTGGCGGGCTTGACCTGGCCGCGATCCGCGACCTGATCGCCTTTTTCCTGATCTTCCCGCCGGAAGACCCTGATGGTGACTGGTTCGTGCTGTGCGAGTTCTGGTGCACATCCGAGACGATCGCCGAGAAAGAGAAGGACGATGCCGCCCCCTACAGGAAGTGGGCCGATAAAGGGTGGATACGGATCGTGCCGGGCGCAGTCCACGACTATCAAGACGTCCGGCGAGCGATCCTCGACGCGAAGCGCGAGTACGACCTGGCTGAGCTGGGTTTTGACCGATGGAACGCCCTTGAGGTGGCCAACGACATGCTGGCGGCCGAGGTGCAGATGGTCGAGGTGCCTCAAAACACGGGAGGCATGTATCCAGGGGCGAAGCTGATCGAAACGCTTGTCTACGCGGGCCGGCTGCGGCACGGGGGCAACCCGGTCCTTCGCTACTGCATCGACAACACATCGATGCTCTTTGATAGCAACGGGAACTACCGCCCCGACAAGCGGAAGACACGCCCGAATGGGCGGATCGATGGCACGGTTGCCGGCTGCATGGCCGGTAGTCGAGCCCTGGCTGCTTCGCCTGAAGCGCAATCCTTCTGGGAGAAGTCATGA